In Chloroflexota bacterium, the DNA window GTGGCGGGCGCCTATCACCACGGCGCCCGCCCGCCCCTCTCCGGCGCCCCCGTGACGACCCGGGCGGCCATGCTCCTGCGCCAGGCGGGCCTGTCCGTCCTGGAGGGGGCGGTCCTGACGGTGGACGAGCCCCTCCTGACCCCCCTGGCCAAGCGCCGCGCCCACAACGGCAGCGGCGCACTGGTCGCCGATATGGAGGGACGCTGGATCGCGGAGGCGGCGGCGGCGCGGGACGTCCCCCTCATCGGGGTCCGCGCGGTGCTGGACGAGGCGCGCTTCCCCCTGCCCTCCTTCATCGCCGCCATCATCGCCGACGAGGGCCGGCGGGAGTGGACCCACGCCTTCCGGGCGCTGTCCCAGCCCTCCGCCGCCTGCAGCTTCATCCCCCTGGCCCGCAAGGCGCGGGAGGCGTCCCGCGCCCTGGAGCTGGCCGCGCAGCGCATCATTCCCGAGGTGGCACGGCTCCTGTGAAGCGCATCCTCCTGACGGGCGCCTCCGGCTTCATCGGGAGCCACGTGGCCGCGTGCGCCGTCCGCCGCGGCTACGAGGTGGTGGCCTTGGTCCGGGACCCGGGCGCGTACCGGGCCCCGCACGGTGCGGTACGTGTCGTCAAGGGCGACGTGCGCGATGCGGCCGCCGTCCGCCGCGCGCTGCGGGGCTGCGACGCCGTCATCCACGCGGCCGCGCTCTACACCTTTGATGCCGCCCAGGCGCGGGCGATGCGCGAGGTCAACGTGGGGGGCACGGAGACCGTGTTGCGCGCCGGGCTCACCGCCGGCGTCGAGCGGATCGTCTACACGGGCACCGTGGGCGGGACCGCCTTCTCCCGGGACCGCCTCGCCACCGAGGGGGACGTCGCCGGCGCGGCGGCGATGACGGGTCCCTACAAGCGCTCCAAGTTCGAGGCGGAATGCCGCGTGCGGCGGGTGGCGGCGGAGGGCGGGCCGGTGGTGACCGTCTGTCCGACGGCGCCCGTCGGTCCGGGCGACGGGAAGCCCACACCCACCGGCAGGATCGTGCGGGACTTCCTGCGCCGGCGAATGCGCGCGTGGGTGGACACGGGGCTCAACTTCGTGCACGTGGGGGACGTGGCCGAGGGCCACCTGCTGGCGCTGGAGCGCGGGGACCTCGGCGCCCGCTACCTCCTCGGGAACACGGCGGGCAACCTCACGCTCCGGCAAGCCTTCGCAATCCTCTCGGAACTCACGGGCATCCCGCCGCCGCGCCTGCGGCTGCCGCACGCGGCAGTGCTGGCGGCGGCGTGGGCGTCCGAGCTCGCCGGTAGGGCCCTCGGGCGGCCCCCGGCCATCGCACTGGAGGCGGCCCGCATGGCCGGGGGCCGCATGTGGGTCGACCCCGCATGGAGCGTGCGGGCGCTGGGCCTGCCCCAGACGCCGGTGCGCCGGGCCCTTCAGGAGGCCGTCGACTGGTTCGGCGCCCACCCCTGACCGACCGGGGCCGCCGGCAGGGAACGCGCCGGACCGGGTCACGGGGGGCGAGCGGGCACGGCAAGGGGCAGGGAACCCCGCGAAGACCACCGCAGGAAGGCTGTCACGGTGAGCGACCAGGACATGCGAGACCCTATCGAGGACGCGGTGCGGCGGACGCAGCGCTTCTTCCTCGACACCCAGCACGCGGACGGCTACTGGTTGGGGGAGCTGGAGTCCAACCCCACCATGGAGGCGGAGTACATCATGCTCACCCGCTTCCTGGGGTCGGAGGAGGGCGACCGCATCCCCCGGGTCGCCGAGGACATCCGCCGCCGGCAGGCGCCCGACGGGTCGTGGCGCATGTACTACGGCGCCCCGGGCGACCTGAGCACCTCCATCGAGTGCTACTTCGCCCTGAAGCTCGCCGGAGACCCTCCCGACGCCCCCCACATGGCCCGGGCCCGCGCCTTCATCCTCGCCGCCGGCGGCGTCCCCCGGGCCCGGGTCTTCACCAAGATCTGGCTCGCCCTCTTCGGCCAGTGGGACTGGAAGGGGACGCCGGCCATGCCGCCGGACATGATGCTGCTGCCCCGGTGGGCGCCCTTCAACATCTACCGCTTCGCCAGCTGGGCCCGGGCCACCATCGTGCCCATGACCATCATCCTCACCCTTCACCCCACGCGCCCCCCGCCCGAGCGGTGCTGGGTGATGGAACTCTACCCGGAGGGCCCCGTCACCTACGCCCTCTCACGGTGGAAGGCCACCCCCTTCTCCCTGCGGGGCGGGTTCCTGCTGCTGGACCGGGCCCTCCGCGTCTACCGCCGGCTGCCCTTCATGCCGAGCCGCAAGCGGGCGCTCCGGGCGGCCGTGGACTGGATCATCGGGCACCAGGAAGCCGACGGGTCGTGGGCCGGGATCCAGCCGCCGTGGGTCTACGCGCTCATCGCGCTGAGCGCCCTGGGCTACCCCCTGGACCATCCCGTCGTCGCCCGGGGGCTCGCGGGCTTCCGGGGGAGCTGGAGCGCGCCGTCGGCGGACGGCGGCGCCCTCCGGGTGCAGGCCTGCCTCTCGCCGGTGTGGGACACGTGCCTGGCCATGCGCGGTCTGCTGGACACCGGGATGCCGCCCGCCCATCCCGCCCTCCAGCGGGCGGCCTCCTGGCTCATGGACAGGGAGATCCGGGTCAAGGGGGACTGGGCCGTGTACCGGCCCCACCTCCAGCCCAGCGGCTGGGCCTTCGAGTTCGCCAACGACCACTACCCCGACATCGACGATTCCGCCATCATCGTGGCGGCCCTCGGGGACACCCCCCTGGTCGACGACGGGCAGGAGCGCGCACGCGCCGACACGATGGCGCGGGCCGTCGCCTGGCTGACCGGCATGCAGAGTTCCAATGGCGGGTGGGCCGCCTTCGACTGGAACAACACCTCCCGCGAGCTGGCGAATATCCCCTTCGCCGACTTCGGCGAACTCCTCGACCCGCCCAGCACCGATGTGACGGCCCATGTCCTGGAGATGTACGGGAAGCTGGGCCGCACCGCGGAGGACCCGGCGGTGCGGCGGGGGCTCGCCTACCTCTGGGAGCAGCAGGAGCACGACGGCCCGTGGTTCGGGCGCTGGGGGGTGAACTACCTCTACGGCACGGGCGCCGTGCTCCCGGCGCTGGAAGCGGTGGGGGTCGACATGACGCAGCCGCGGGTGCGCCGGGCCGTCGACTGGCTCCTGGCCCGGCAGAACCCGGACGGGGGGTGGGG includes these proteins:
- the shc gene encoding squalene--hopene cyclase, encoding MSDQDMRDPIEDAVRRTQRFFLDTQHADGYWLGELESNPTMEAEYIMLTRFLGSEEGDRIPRVAEDIRRRQAPDGSWRMYYGAPGDLSTSIECYFALKLAGDPPDAPHMARARAFILAAGGVPRARVFTKIWLALFGQWDWKGTPAMPPDMMLLPRWAPFNIYRFASWARATIVPMTIILTLHPTRPPPERCWVMELYPEGPVTYALSRWKATPFSLRGGFLLLDRALRVYRRLPFMPSRKRALRAAVDWIIGHQEADGSWAGIQPPWVYALIALSALGYPLDHPVVARGLAGFRGSWSAPSADGGALRVQACLSPVWDTCLAMRGLLDTGMPPAHPALQRAASWLMDREIRVKGDWAVYRPHLQPSGWAFEFANDHYPDIDDSAIIVAALGDTPLVDDGQERARADTMARAVAWLTGMQSSNGGWAAFDWNNTSRELANIPFADFGELLDPPSTDVTAHVLEMYGKLGRTAEDPAVRRGLAYLWEQQEHDGPWFGRWGVNYLYGTGAVLPALEAVGVDMTQPRVRRAVDWLLARQNPDGGWGETCLSYADPSLRGQGDSTPSQTSWALIALMAAGEAGHDAVRRGIAFLLERQRPDGTWDEPQFTGCGFPGYGPGDRPERLAPLDGPNSQGPELSAAFMINYALYRNYFPLWALGRYARTL
- a CDS encoding NAD-dependent epimerase/dehydratase family protein, translated to MKRILLTGASGFIGSHVAACAVRRGYEVVALVRDPGAYRAPHGAVRVVKGDVRDAAAVRRALRGCDAVIHAAALYTFDAAQARAMREVNVGGTETVLRAGLTAGVERIVYTGTVGGTAFSRDRLATEGDVAGAAAMTGPYKRSKFEAECRVRRVAAEGGPVVTVCPTAPVGPGDGKPTPTGRIVRDFLRRRMRAWVDTGLNFVHVGDVAEGHLLALERGDLGARYLLGNTAGNLTLRQAFAILSELTGIPPPRLRLPHAAVLAAAWASELAGRALGRPPAIALEAARMAGGRMWVDPAWSVRALGLPQTPVRRALQEAVDWFGAHP